The stretch of DNA TTTTGAAAAGCCTGCGGTGTTTGCACGGACCAGAGGCTTGCCCGTTCGACTGTTTCGGACACAATGCCGCTTGCCGCTTTTTTTATTGTGTCTTTGACCGGAACAGCCGCAATGGCTGCGCCCGTTGCTCGGGCGCTTTCGACGAGTGTCGCAACCGTTTCTTTTGTAATAAACGGTCGCGCTCCATCGTGAACAAGGACAATGTCTGATTCCGGCGGAAGCGCCTTTAAACCACTGTAGACACTGTGCTGCCGTTCTTTGCCGCCATCTGCGAATGCGCACACTTTTGTAATTCGGTGTATGGCTAAAAGCTGCTGAAATTCCTTCCGTTCATCTGGATGAACAGACAGCACAATGCCTCTGCATGACGCATCCGTCTCAAATACAGTGAGCGTATGAATAATAAGCGGCAGCCCTTCAAGCTCAAGCAGTACTTTGTTCATGCCTGCTTTCATACGCTTTCCTTTTCCGGCAGCTGGAATCACGACATAATAGTCCATTCGTTTAAACCTTTCCTTTCTTCTCATGCATGTTTCGGTTTTGCAAAAATCATTCGTCCGGCAGATGTCTGCAGTACGCTTGTGACAATCACGTCAATTTGCTTGCCGATAAAATCGCGGCCATCCTCTACGACGATCATCGTTCCGTCATCGAGGTAGGCAACGCCCTGGCGCTGTTCTTTCCCATCTTTAATCACCAGCACATGCATTTCTTCTCCCGGAATGACTACCGGTTTTACCGCGTTGGCAAGGTCATTAATATTAAGTACTTGCACTTTTTGAAATTCACATACTTTATTTAAATTAAAATCGTTAGTGACCACAATACCGCTTATTTCCTTCGCCAGCTTCACAAGCTTTGAATCTACTTCCTGAACATCTTCATAGTCCTTTTCTGTCATCTCGACTTCAATTGGGACATCTTTTTGCAGACGATTTAAAATATCAAGGCCGCGGCGCCCTTTCGTTCTCTTTAGTGTATCAGAAGAATCGGCAATATGCTGTAATTCTTCAAGAACAAATTGTGGAATCACAATCGTGCCGTCCAAAAAGCCTGTTTCACAAATATCGGCAATCCGCCCATCGATAATCACGCTCGTGTCCAGTATTTTAAATGATTTTGCCGGAAGCGCAGGTGCCGTTTCTTCCGCTTGAGCTTCCTTTCGCTTCGAAGACTTGCTTGAAGAAAATAAAGAGGTTAGTTCATCCCGGCGCTTAAATCCAAACTGAAAGCCAAGATAACCAAGACCAATGGTCAGCAAAATGGGCACCACCGTATTGACAATCGGCAATTCCAGCTGTGCAAGCGGAATCCCAACCAGCATCGCCACGAGAAGTCCGGCCAACAAACCGAGTCCGCCTGTGACAATATCAGTCAGCGGTGCATTCACAATTCGATCCTCGATCCACTTAATAAACTCCACAATGTAGTCTACTGCCCAAAAGGTAAGCAAATAGAAAAGGAGTGCTCCTACAAGCGCTGTGACATAGGGGTTATTAATAAATGGATGATCAAAATGAAGATAAAGGAATAAGTCCGGAAGAAGAAATACGCCAAGCGTACCGCCTAAAATAATGAACCCGCCCTGTACAAGACGCTTCAACATGTTTGTTTCACCTCCCTATTCCTTTTATTATAAACACGTTTCGAGCCTCGCGCTAATAATACGAGACTCGAATTGGTTTTGTTTCGTTTTTTATTTACCGAACACCATTTTTAATGCTTCATTTACAGTGGATACACCAATAATTTGAACCCCTGCCGGCGCTGTCCAGCCGCCAATGTTGTTCGCCGGAACAATAATGCGTGTGAATCCAAGTTTTGCTGCCTCGTTTACACGCTGCTCAATTCGCGATACGCGCCGAACCTCTCCGGTCAGGCCAACCTCACCAATCAAGCAGTCTGAAGCACCTGTTGGTTCATCTCGGAAGCTTGAGGCAATACTGACTGCCACCGCCAAGTCAATGGCCGGCTCATCAAGCTTTACACCGCCGGCTACTTTCAAGTAAGCATCCTGGTTTTGTAAAAGCAGGCCGACTCGTTTTTCAAGCACCGCCATAATAAGTGTTACCCGGTTATGATCAATGCCGGTTGCCATCCGACGAGGGTTTCCAAAGACCGTTGGCGACACAAGTGCTTGTATTTCTACTAGCACGGGCCGGGTACCCTCCATAGATGCAACTACTGTGGAACCGGATGTTCCTTTTGTACGCTCCTCTAAGAAAATCTCAGATGGATTGGCCACTTCCTCAAGACCTGCTTCTTTCATCTCAAAAATGCCCATTTCATTTGTTGAGCCGAATCGGTTTTTAACCGCCCGTAAAATCCGGTACGTATGGTGCCGCTCGCCCTCGAAATAAAGCACGGTATCCACCATATGTTCAAGAAGGCGAGGTCCTGCGATAGCTCCTTCTTTTGTAACGTGTCCGACAATAAAAATAGCAATGTTATTCACTTTAGCAATACGCATCAACTCCGCTGTACACTCACGCACCTGTGACACACTGCCCGGCGCTGACGTTACTTCCGGATGATGAACCGTTTGAATGGAGTCGATGATGACAAACTGCGGCTTCATGTTTTCAATCGCCGAATGAATCAGCTGAAGGTTCGTTTCAGCGTAAATATACAGGCTTTGTTCGTTAATGCCCATTCGGGATGCACGCATTTTTGTTTGTTTCACCGACTCCTCACCAGAGATATAAAGCACATTGCTTCCTTTGGATGAAAGCTGGGAAGAAACCTGCAAAAGAAGCGTGGATTTCCCAATGCCCGGGTCACCGCCAATCAGAACGAGTGAACCAGGCACGACTCCGCCGCCTAATACTCGGTTTAACTCTTTTAAATCGGTTTCCACTCTTGGCTCTTGAGCGGTTTCTACGTCAACGAGCCGGGATGGCTTTGCCATAACTGTATCCGAATGAGCGAAGGTTGTACGTTTCGGTTTTCCGGTAATTTCCGTTTCCTCCACCATTTGATTCCACTGACCGCAGCCCGGGCATTTCCCCATCCACTTCGGTGACTCATATCCACAAGAGCCACAGACGAATTTTGTTTTTACTTTAGCCATGTTCCCTCTCCTTTTTCATAAAAAACAGCGGGTCTTTAACAGACCCGCTGCACGCTTTCATTACGAGGTTGAGCCGGCCGCCGTGCGGACTACAAACTCGCCTTTCTCATCTACATCTACTACGACGTGCTGTCCAGTTAATACATTGCCTTTAAGCAGCTCCTCTGACAAGCGGTCTTCTACTTGCTTTTGAAGTGCCCGGCGAAGCGGACGTGCACCGTATTCTGGATCGTATCCTTCTTCCGCGATTTTTTCTTTCGCTTTATCAGACAGCTCGACATTGATGTCCTGCTCTTTGAGACGTGTTGTCAGCTGGTCCGTCATAAGCGTAACGATTTCTTTTAAGTGTTTTTTCTCAAGAGCATGGAAGACGATAATTTCATCGATACGGTTTAGGAATTCCGGACGGAATGCGCGTTTTAACTCATCCATCACTTTTCCTTTCATATCTTTGTGGTCTTGTGATGCATCTTGAATATTAAAACCGACATATTTGTTTTTCTGCAAAGACTGCGCTCCAACATTGGATGTCATAATGAGAACAGTATTGCGGAAATCAACGGTACGGCCTTTTGAATCTGTTAAACGTCCATCTTCAAGAACTTGAAGCAGAATGTTAAAAACATCCGGGTGCGCTTTTTCAATTTCATCCAATAGAACAACAGAGTACGGCTTGCGGCGAACTTTTTCTGTCAGCTGACCGCCTTCTTCATAGCCTACATATCCTGGAGGCGAACCGACAAGGCGAGATGTTGAATGTTTCTCCATATACTCGGACATGTCGATCCGAATCATTGCATCTTCATCACCGAACATAGATTCAGCCAATGCTTTAGCCAGTTCTGTTTTCCCGACACCTGTTGGTCCAAGGAAAATAAAAGAGCCAATTGGGCGTTTTGGATCTTTTAATCCTGCACGTGCCCGGCGCACAGCTTTAGAAATAGACGTCACGGCTTCTTCCTGGCCAATTAAGCGGGAGTGCAAAATCTCTTCCAGATTCAGCAGGCGGTCTGTTTCCGTTTGAGCCAGTTTTGAAACTGGGATCCCTGTCCAGCTCGATACAACCATGGCAATGTCTTCCATTGTTACTTCGCTGTTTTCTGTGCCCTGCTTTTCTTTCCAGCTGTTTTTCGTCTGCTCCAGCTCTTCACGAAGCTTTTGCTCAGAATCACGAAGAGACGCTGCTTTTTCAAATTCCTGGCTTTGTACGGCAGAATCTTTCTCGTGTTTCAACGCTTCAAGCTTTGCTTCAAGCTCTTTTAAATTTGGCGGTGTTGTAAAAGAACGAAGACGAACTTTTGAACCAGCTTCATCAATTAAATCAATGGCTTTGTCTGGCAGGAACCGGTCAGAAATGTAACGGTCAGACATTTTCACTGCTGCTTCAATTGCTTCATCTAAAATCGCTACGCGGTGATGGGCTTCATACCGGTCACGCAGTCCTTTTAAAATTTGAATCGATTCCTCTAGTGTTGGTTCATCGACTTGAATCGGCTGGAAACGGCGTTCTAGAGCCGCATCTTTCTCGATGTATTTACGGTACTCATCAAGTGTTGTTGCACCGATACATTGCAGCTCGCCGCGCGCAAGAGACGGTTTTAAAATATTAGACGCATCAATGGCACCTTCTGCTCCGCCTGCTCCGATCAGGGTGTGCAGCTCGTCAATAAACAAAATAATATTGCCAGCCTGGCGAATTTCGTCCATTACTTTTTTCAAGCGGTCTTCAAATTCACCACGATATTTCGTTCCCGCTACTACTGTTCCCATATCCAGCGTCATCACGCGCTTATTACGGAGTGTTTCCGGCACCTCGTTGTTAATGATCTGCTGAGCAAGACCTTCAGCAATAGCCGTTTTCCCGACACCTGGCTCCCCGATTAAAACAGGGTTATTTTTCGTGCGGCGGCTCAGCACCTCAATAACACGCTGAATTTCTTTGCTGCGGCCAATAACCGGGTCTAAGCTTCCTTCACGGGCAATCACTGTTAAATCACGTGCAAGTCCGTCCAGAGTCGGCGTGCTGACATTTGAAGCCTGGCCTCCCTGGCCGCTTCCTGATTCACTGCTGCCAAGAAGCTGCAATACTTGCTGGCGTGCTTTGTTTAAGCTGACGCCAAGGTTGCCAAGTACACGCGCTGCCACTCCTTCGCCTTCACGAATTAAGCCAAGCAGGATGTGTTCTGTTCCTACGTAAGAGTGGCCTAATTTACGAGCCTCATCCATTGAAAGCTCAATGACTTTTTTGGCTCTCGGTGTATAATGAACGGTTTTAGAAGCACCGTCGCCTTTTCCAATTAACTCTTCTACTTCTTCTTGAATCTTTTCTGCACTAAGACCTAAACCGTATAGCGCTTTAGCCGCGATTCCTTCGCCTTCACGAACAAGTCCGAGTAAAATGTGTTCTGTTCCAATGTTATTGTGACCCAGGCGAATCGCTTCTTCCTGTGCTAACGCTAGTACCTTTTGTGCTCTCTCTGTAAAACGTCCAAACATCATATCCATTTCCCCCTTATCTTAATTCGTTTCTTCCAGTTCAAGCCGTTCACGAATCAATGCGGCTCGACGAATGTCCCGTTCTTCCGCTCGAAGCGGTCCTCCGGCATACTGCTGCAAAAAGCCGGGCTGCGTTAAGATCATCAGCTCATTTAAGATGCTTTTTGGTATATGAGTGATATACCCTAAATCAATCCCTAATCTAACATCTGATAAACACTGAAATGCTTCATTTGTTTCAATCACGCGGCTGTTTGATAAAATGCCGTACGACCGAAAAATCCGATCTTCCAGCTGAATAGGGGATGTTTGCATTAATGCATCGCGCGCTGACTGCTCACGGGACATTAATTCATGCACCACGCTGTCCAGATCATTAATGATATCTTCTTCGGATTTTCCAAGAGTCAACTGATTGGAAATTTGAAAGATGTTACCTAAAGCTTCGCTGCCTTCCCCATAAATTCCTCTAACAACGAGCCCTAATTGGCTGATAGCTGGAATAATACGGCTCATTTGACGTGTCAGCACCAAGCCGGGCAGGTGTATCATCACCGATGCCCGAAGCCCGGTTCCTACATTTGTTGGACAAGCGGTTAGGTAACCCATCTTTTCATCAAAAGCATATGGTACCCGGCCTTCAATTACGTCATCAATCTGATTTGCTTTTTCCAGCGTTTCATGCAGCTGTAAACCTGAGGCCAGACATTGAATACGTAAGTGGTCTTCCTCGTTTACCATAATACTTACGTCTTCTTGTTCAGAAATAAGCACAGCACCGTATAAAGATGTTTCCGCTAAATAAGGGCTGATCAAGTGCTTTTCTACCAATACTCTTTTGTGAAGCTGTGAGATATCCTCCATTTTTAAAAGCTCGAGAGATAATGATTCAGAAGCAGATTTATTTATTTGGTCAACGACTTCTTTTGCCCTTTCCATCGATAAGATTGTCGGAAATGGAACATTCTCCAAGTTGCGTGCCAGTCTTATACGCGTACTCAAGACTACATCAGAGTCAGGTCCTGTACCACTCATCCATGCTGTCGTTTGCTGGTTGATAAATCGCTCCAGAGACATTACAAACCGCCTCCTTCGCCCGACAATTTTTTCTCTAAAGCACGAATTTGATCGCGAACGCCTGCCGCTTCTTCAAATTGTTCACTATTTATCATCTCTTGAAGCTTTTCACGCAATTGATGTACTTCTTTTTGCAAATGAAGTTTACCTCCCATACGTGCCGGAATCTTCCCTTGATGAACAGTATTACCACCATGAAGCCGTTTTAAAATAGAGAATAATTTTGATTCAAATGATTTATAGCAGTGAGCACAGCCAAATTTACCGCTTTGCAAAAACTGCTGGAATGTCATATGGCACTTTTCGCAATGTGTTTCCTGATCGCGGAAAGAAGGGTTTGTGGAAAAATGAGGTTCAGAATTAAACAGCCCCCCAAGCAGATTATTTAATGAAAAAGCCGGATGGCCGCTAAATAAGTGTTCACCTTTTTCATGTGCACAGTGATCGCATAAATAAACTTCCGTCACTTCCCCATTTACTGTTTTCGTAAAATGAAGGGCTGCCGGCCGCTCATGACACTCCTGACATATCATCCTGCTCACCTGCCTTCTACATATTTAAGAGATGCTAAAAATGATTGCATCATTCTCGCTCTCAACTCATCCCGTTCAGGCAACTCGGTATTGAGCACGGAACGTTCCATTACACCTATCATTAATTTCGCCTCGCGAGTGGAAATTACCTTTTCCTCAAGCAGACGATAAACAAAATTTTCCGCACTCGCCTGTGAAAGCCTTGAGCTTGTAAGAGCCATCATTTGATCAAGAAGATCACTTTTTTCATGTGTGGTCACTTTAATGATGCGAATGTAGCCGCCGCCACCTCGTTTGCTTTCAACTACATATCCTCGTTCCACGGTAAAACGAGTATTAATCACATAGTTGATTTGAGAGGGGACACATTGAAATTTGTCAGCAATTTCGCTGCGTTTTATTTCAACAATTTCGCTGCCATTGCGTTCGAGTACTTGTTT from Domibacillus sp. DTU_2020_1001157_1_SI_ALB_TIR_016 encodes:
- the ispD gene encoding 2-C-methyl-D-erythritol 4-phosphate cytidylyltransferase, yielding MDYYVVIPAAGKGKRMKAGMNKVLLELEGLPLIIHTLTVFETDASCRGIVLSVHPDERKEFQQLLAIHRITKVCAFADGGKERQHSVYSGLKALPPESDIVLVHDGARPFITKETVATLVESARATGAAIAAVPVKDTIKKAASGIVSETVERASLWSVQTPQAFQKEVLLSAQKKAEEEDFLGTDESSLVERTGYPVCIVESDYDNIKLTTPEDLYFARAIIAKRNESKV
- a CDS encoding PIN/TRAM domain-containing protein → MLKRLVQGGFIILGGTLGVFLLPDLFLYLHFDHPFINNPYVTALVGALLFYLLTFWAVDYIVEFIKWIEDRIVNAPLTDIVTGGLGLLAGLLVAMLVGIPLAQLELPIVNTVVPILLTIGLGYLGFQFGFKRRDELTSLFSSSKSSKRKEAQAEETAPALPAKSFKILDTSVIIDGRIADICETGFLDGTIVIPQFVLEELQHIADSSDTLKRTKGRRGLDILNRLQKDVPIEVEMTEKDYEDVQEVDSKLVKLAKEISGIVVTNDFNLNKVCEFQKVQVLNINDLANAVKPVVIPGEEMHVLVIKDGKEQRQGVAYLDDGTMIVVEDGRDFIGKQIDVIVTSVLQTSAGRMIFAKPKHA
- the radA gene encoding DNA repair protein RadA, which gives rise to MAKVKTKFVCGSCGYESPKWMGKCPGCGQWNQMVEETEITGKPKRTTFAHSDTVMAKPSRLVDVETAQEPRVETDLKELNRVLGGGVVPGSLVLIGGDPGIGKSTLLLQVSSQLSSKGSNVLYISGEESVKQTKMRASRMGINEQSLYIYAETNLQLIHSAIENMKPQFVIIDSIQTVHHPEVTSAPGSVSQVRECTAELMRIAKVNNIAIFIVGHVTKEGAIAGPRLLEHMVDTVLYFEGERHHTYRILRAVKNRFGSTNEMGIFEMKEAGLEEVANPSEIFLEERTKGTSGSTVVASMEGTRPVLVEIQALVSPTVFGNPRRMATGIDHNRVTLIMAVLEKRVGLLLQNQDAYLKVAGGVKLDEPAIDLAVAVSIASSFRDEPTGASDCLIGEVGLTGEVRRVSRIEQRVNEAAKLGFTRIIVPANNIGGWTAPAGVQIIGVSTVNEALKMVFGK
- the clpC gene encoding ATP-dependent protease ATP-binding subunit ClpC, with protein sequence MMFGRFTERAQKVLALAQEEAIRLGHNNIGTEHILLGLVREGEGIAAKALYGLGLSAEKIQEEVEELIGKGDGASKTVHYTPRAKKVIELSMDEARKLGHSYVGTEHILLGLIREGEGVAARVLGNLGVSLNKARQQVLQLLGSSESGSGQGGQASNVSTPTLDGLARDLTVIAREGSLDPVIGRSKEIQRVIEVLSRRTKNNPVLIGEPGVGKTAIAEGLAQQIINNEVPETLRNKRVMTLDMGTVVAGTKYRGEFEDRLKKVMDEIRQAGNIILFIDELHTLIGAGGAEGAIDASNILKPSLARGELQCIGATTLDEYRKYIEKDAALERRFQPIQVDEPTLEESIQILKGLRDRYEAHHRVAILDEAIEAAVKMSDRYISDRFLPDKAIDLIDEAGSKVRLRSFTTPPNLKELEAKLEALKHEKDSAVQSQEFEKAASLRDSEQKLREELEQTKNSWKEKQGTENSEVTMEDIAMVVSSWTGIPVSKLAQTETDRLLNLEEILHSRLIGQEEAVTSISKAVRRARAGLKDPKRPIGSFIFLGPTGVGKTELAKALAESMFGDEDAMIRIDMSEYMEKHSTSRLVGSPPGYVGYEEGGQLTEKVRRKPYSVVLLDEIEKAHPDVFNILLQVLEDGRLTDSKGRTVDFRNTVLIMTSNVGAQSLQKNKYVGFNIQDASQDHKDMKGKVMDELKRAFRPEFLNRIDEIIVFHALEKKHLKEIVTLMTDQLTTRLKEQDINVELSDKAKEKIAEEGYDPEYGARPLRRALQKQVEDRLSEELLKGNVLTGQHVVVDVDEKGEFVVRTAAGSTS
- a CDS encoding protein arginine kinase, which codes for MSLERFINQQTTAWMSGTGPDSDVVLSTRIRLARNLENVPFPTILSMERAKEVVDQINKSASESLSLELLKMEDISQLHKRVLVEKHLISPYLAETSLYGAVLISEQEDVSIMVNEEDHLRIQCLASGLQLHETLEKANQIDDVIEGRVPYAFDEKMGYLTACPTNVGTGLRASVMIHLPGLVLTRQMSRIIPAISQLGLVVRGIYGEGSEALGNIFQISNQLTLGKSEEDIINDLDSVVHELMSREQSARDALMQTSPIQLEDRIFRSYGILSNSRVIETNEAFQCLSDVRLGIDLGYITHIPKSILNELMILTQPGFLQQYAGGPLRAEERDIRRAALIRERLELEETN
- a CDS encoding UvrB/UvrC motif-containing protein, with product MICQECHERPAALHFTKTVNGEVTEVYLCDHCAHEKGEHLFSGHPAFSLNNLLGGLFNSEPHFSTNPSFRDQETHCEKCHMTFQQFLQSGKFGCAHCYKSFESKLFSILKRLHGGNTVHQGKIPARMGGKLHLQKEVHQLREKLQEMINSEQFEEAAGVRDQIRALEKKLSGEGGGL
- a CDS encoding CtsR family transcriptional regulator, with product MRNVSDIIEQYLKQVLERNGSEIVEIKRSEIADKFQCVPSQINYVINTRFTVERGYVVESKRGGGGYIRIIKVTTHEKSDLLDQMMALTSSRLSQASAENFVYRLLEEKVISTREAKLMIGVMERSVLNTELPERDELRARMMQSFLASLKYVEGR